Sequence from the Mixophyes fleayi isolate aMixFle1 chromosome 4, aMixFle1.hap1, whole genome shotgun sequence genome:
aaagttaaaaaaaaacaaaaaaaacactaagttaaaaataaaaaatgttgcccTCAATTTCTCCATGAACCGCAGCAGGGCAATATCCAATCATGAAGGAACAAAAAAAGGGACTGCCCAAGAGACACTTCAAACGTCGACTTTGATAAAGCAAGTTCCGTCTGAGTCTCACGAAAGACTCAAATTGCACAATTTATACACTGCTGCAGGTTACAGTCTGTAAGCTTGAAGTGAACAGTTGACAAAAGTAACAGTAGAACTTTCGTCTTGTGGAGCTCAAGACAGACGGGAGTAAAGAGCGGATTTGTGGGTTTTGAGTGGATGGGTGCAATACGCTACAGATGGTCTAAGCAGATGCAAAATCATGATAACCGTAGCAGTCTGAGAAAAAGTCACCTACAAAAAGGGGGAGACAGCAGAGAGAAATAAAATTAGAATCCTCTGTAGAATGGCCATTGTGCCATAGATAGTTTCAGTACAAAGGTTTTAGATTTCTCTGCTCCTGTCTCCCCACAagaaaaagtgtggggtcctccAGGTGGTTACAGGGGAGGGGGAGAAGCGTTTCTAAAAATCAAGAACTTGGCTGTGAGTCGGTTTCCTCACAATATTAAACCAAagcagagaaatgtaaaaaaactgaCAGAATTAACGCACATTATTACTCAATGAAATTTCTGAAGGGTGCAAGTGGACCCATCACCTACACAGGGGAAGGAAGCCTTTCAGTAAACAGCCCATCAGCTCACTGTGAACCAATGATATCACTGTGCAAGAGGCATTAGTGATGTCTTTGGTTCCCAGTGACTTCATAGGCTGAGCACTGCTTCTGCTCAAAAAATGGCTAccttcactgtgtgtaggcaaTTGGTAAACTTTACCTTTAAGCCAACCAAAATACAAGCTGCTCCTTTGGGAGAGGATTTTGTAACATCTGTAAGAGCGATAAAAGTACAGTAACAAAACCACACCTGTTCGattgtatgtggtgtaaatggtTATTCTTTGCACGAATAGCACCAACTACTAAGATTCGTGTCCTATAGACACAGATTACTTTGACAAATGGCTGAATAAGTGCAAAGAGTCTTCCATTAGGAGACTATATCCAAGGTTGTCAGTGTACTTCATAAGACCATTACAAATGTTCTCAATAAAGCAGCTTATTTTAGTTAGTTTACCTTTAAACCAGTTCCCATTTGCACATCTTGTCATGTTGTGCATAAATATGCAGAGGGGAACTGCAGTTTAAATATTGTTGCAATAAACATTTGCTGTAATAAAGTGCAGTAACATGTCCACTTTCTtggctataaataaaaaaaaaataaaaaaaaggtcgcTTTGGTTGGAGACATGACAGAAGTGGCCTTTCCAGAAGGATTCCTGCCCCTGTGCTTTAGAGGCGGCTCAGCAAGGCTGCATTTACTAACACGATGTATCCATGTTCAGCATCTTCTGTAAACTTGCATATACCATTGCAgggttaaaggaaaataaatgaggTCAGCACTCGTGTGGGGTAAAAGAAAGCACAAAGACAATCATGTTCCATCCAGGTGTGATATCAATGGGGAAGGACCCATCACATGACAGTGCTGTAAGTAGCAGACTTTCTAAATGGTGAACATGAAATGTAGCAAACAAAGTATTACTGCAGATTATAGCCAGAAGCCAAGTAAGGAAACAATGTTGTGGTGTCCGGTCATATTCCGCAGAAACCTATATTCCCAAGTCGTACTATAGCTAGTCACAAGTTACCTAGCACCACAATTCAGTTTCAGCACATGGACAGAATGTAAGGACTTCCTGTAGAACACTCCCTAAACCATATTTAGCCTCACCCTCAGCTCCTTAACAAACTTCATTTTCTCCTCCAGTCTCTGCCCCCACAACTTCCCTTTTAAACATAGATAGCACACAGCAAGTTATTTTCCACCTTGATGACTAATATTTGGTCAAGCTTAAAGGAAGCAAATTGTTTTCCATCATGCTGAAATGAAGCAGTACCTTAGGCAAGGGACAGTAGGATTGTCACATGATCACTATATACCAAGAGTAAACACAAGCCAAACATCACTTACTGTATCCTGCAGTTGCAGACGTTTGATAGTTGTAGTTTCCACCATAGCCACCATAACCacctataaaaataaactttttagcAGTGGGACATAAGCAGATTGCACCAAGCTCAATTCTACCAGACAGAACGACCAGTGCAAACATGGGCAAGTTGAAACATGTTGCATTCAAACTAAGATCAATGGATCTGCTGGCATATTCCACTAAACAGCAGCGTACAGTCAGATTAGTGCTTTTTATCTTCTTGCGAATAGATTCCTACAGAAGCTATTCCTTTTCATACATACCTGAATTCATGTAGCCGTGATTGCCTCCAAAGCCacgtccccttcctctgccacgATTCATTCCTCCTCTGCCACGTCCACGCATGACTTGCGGTGGGGGAACTTCATTAAACATCATCCCAAATCCCTGGTTATGCTGCAGGTAACAGCGAGTGATTAGTAGAATGCAACACATCAACACAAGAGTGCAGGGGGAACAACCCCTTGCAAGGCAAAAAAGGCTATTTACATTCTATTTGTTGTGTTAATATGCATTTTTCAGCCTACTTCAAGTACCAAGATCCCCTTAAAACCACAACTTACTTTTCCACCTCTGGGGCCACCACCCCTTGGCATCATTGGGGGCCTTTTCTTTTTAGGAGCCTCAGGGTGCATTGAGTAGTCAGGGAAGAGTTTCTCTAATGCAGCAAGTGCAGCATAAGCTTTCGCAACCTTCTTGTTCGCTCCGGAGCCTTGGAATTTTGCATTGTCCACTTCAACCTTTGGAAAGTAGAACAGCAAGTTATAAGTTGTACAAAGGGAAAGCTCACCTTGTTTTGGATACAGCATATTTCTTACAaggtgtaaagaaaaaaaaaaatctaatacgGAATGAACATGGTTGGTCACTAGTATGACTCAGTTATTTAAAGACAGTTACCTCCATTACAAATCTCTTGTCATGGCTGCCACCAGTTTCTGATATAAGCTCATACTTCAGGCCACGTCTCTTTTCATTCAGCTCCATGACTGGGTTCTTCCCATGCTTTGTGAGAATAGGCCCTTGCTGCTTGGCCCCCTAGAATGACACAGGAACCAGTGTTTAAAAGGAAACTGCAGTTGTTTGTACAATATTCAGCCAACATCACAAACACTAACCTCGGCCTGGTCTGTCGGGGATCCACTATCCCCCTGTGCATTGTCTGTCTGAGCTGGAGTTTGGACCATTGGTTTTTGCTCAGCTTCTTCAGAgccttcttccttttcttcaacCCCAGTGGGAAGTCCCATGTCTTGTAAAACCTATAGTTAAAACCACGTCAATGTCATGCGGTCATATTTCTTAACAAAACTTGATCTTAAAGTTGGGTACATACCTTAACTGCCACGTGAAGTTTAGCAGTCTTCTTTGAGGGTCCTGAAGCCTCAAAAGTCTTCTCATCTACATCGACAGACATTGCGAAGATGGGGGCATGGACGGGTCCTGTCTGAGATACCAGTTTGTATTGGAGGCCTGGCTTCAGCTGGTTCAACCTCATCAAGGCGTTCATTGCTTGTGGAGGCTCGCTCTTCTCATCTGCATAAAGTTACACCTTTAACCATAGTcccacaaatacaataaaaattactCCAAACTTTAGGTCAGATAATTGTGAATGGTCACTTTTAGAAGTGCATATTTCACTGTAGTATTTACCAGATATAGCTGTTCTATAAACGCGCCAGCTATTGTGTGCATTTCAGTTGATCTCCTGTAGAAGCACACAAGTGCTAACATATGAAGACTGCATTCTAACAGACACAAGGAAAGGTGATCTCTTCTAAGTCTTACACGTGGGCAGTTTAAAACAATGGAAAGTATGAAGCAGGACAAGTCTTCAACTGTGCTGTCATAGTTGGATGCTTCCAGAATTAATGTAGTTACATAAGCAAGCTATTAAGAGATTGAAACAGCTATTGAAAGGGATTACACTGGCCAACCATAGCAGCCAGAGACATCCTACTGTTCTCAGACCAGATGCCAAGTATAGATTGGCAGTATGAGCTGTGAAGCAATTGGCCAAACGTCAGATGAGGCATGAATTTGCACCCTGCCTAACAACCCACAAATACCTTTCTTCTgaatcttctttttcttcttactTGGCGATTTGTCTTCGCTGTCCTCCTCTATGGGGCGTTTCAGGGCTGGTATAACATAGGTGGTGCTGGGAGGAatctggactgtggagcagtaaaGGAAACATTTATTAGTGTTGCAGATGTTCTATATGGTGCAtagattgtttattttatttttttgcaaccaAACATACCTGTGTAATCAATGGTTGGCTCTGGTTTTTTGTTCCTATTCACCTTTGTGGTCAGTGGGTCCATGCCCAATACTTTATGTAGTTGGCCAAAAGCTGTCAGTCTGAGTGCATGCTGTAGGAAGATGAGAAATGTGGTCAGAAGTGTCATAGCATGATTATATATGGAGGAGACTGGCAATACCAAAAACTGGTGTCAAAACTCTAGAATTTGGGTGAGGCAGGAGTGTTCTCAGCAGGGAACCATGAAGCCATCCTGCAAACATTTAGCTACACAACAATGAAAGCATTTTTCACaatagaagtatttttttttgggtgtactGAAAGGAAATCAATAGGAGGGAGGTGGAGATTCCCTTAGAAAACAGACCAATTGTCTTCCATAAGTCACCTCCAACCGCTAACTGCAGCAAACACCATTAAATATCCAAAAGTGTTTACTTCTTAGGAATACGCTACCCCATTTATACCTGTAACACTCAACTCTTAACCACAGCTGTCCCAAATACAGTACACTGTGCAACTGTAGATGCCAATACTGACTGCTCCTTACCTGTGCGCTGTGGGTTATATCTTCGCGTTGTTGCCTTTCTAGATGTTCAAGGGCATCAGTAGCTTCTTTTTCACATGGATCATACAGGCCAGGTCCATCTGAAAAACCAGATTTTGATACTGCTGGATATAAGCATTTAGTTTGAGGAATTGCCATACCAGTCCTGCCATCCACAAGGTAGCTGAAATAATGCTCCTTTAGTCAGAGAAAGCAACTGAAACATGAAAGGCAGATACACACCTGGCATTAGTATTCCAGAACTAAGGCATTCCaggactctcctgaaagcttcaccAGCCCCCATAGGTCTGTTTGCGGTTCCAATAGCCTTTTCACAAAGCAACTCAAGAGGCTAaaaggaagggggaaaaaaaaaggataatcTGAGGGAGAAGCTAAGCAGTTACTGAACATTTGAACATTTTTATGACTGCGGGCTTTAACTCATCTCAATTTCTACagtctttgtttaatttcctcaaGCAAGAAGGAGCTGCATAAGGTGATAACATCCCAGTGTTTTCATGTTCCATTATGAAAGAATGCTTGTGCAAGACAGTAAGAGTAGTGTCCTGCttgtgcaagcttacaatctagtctGGTACTCTGAGAAACATAGCTGAGACAAGAGTAGTGTGGGTCAGTTAGAGTAGTATAGACAAGAGATTGTCAAAGCTCAAGTAAAGAGATGAGGTTTCAAATGTACCAAGTGGTCATGTTGAGGGCCTTATAGTAGAgtatgaattggattctggagaacacTAAGCCAGTGCAGGGATTGGTAGAGCAATGTGGCATGTGAGGGTTTTTGgcgagggagatttgagggcaagtGGTGATTGAGATGAAGACATCAGCTCTGTTCGACATTACC
This genomic interval carries:
- the ILF3 gene encoding interleukin enhancer-binding factor 3 isoform X7, giving the protein MRPMRIFLNDDRHVMAKHAVVYPTQEELEAVQNMVSHTERALKAVSDWIDQQEKVPPIESVLPEAEDTEETVEEVKDSSSETKSGDNSTRTLRGVMRVGLVAKGLLLKGDLELELVLLCKDKPTISLLKKVSDNLVLQFATVSEELYEVVPNIRESKIVIKNTKEPQLTLDIRLTSTLVREEVEKLSAGETISVSDPPDVLDRHKCLAALASLRHAKWFQARANGLKSCVIVIRVLRDLCTRVPTWEPLRGWPLELLCEKAIGTANRPMGAGEAFRRVLECLSSGILMPDGPGLYDPCEKEATDALEHLERQQREDITHSAQHALRLTAFGQLHKVLGMDPLTTKVNRNKKPEPTIDYTVQIPPSTTYVIPALKRPIEEDSEDKSPSKKKKKIQKKDEKSEPPQAMNALMRLNQLKPGLQYKLVSQTGPVHAPIFAMSVDVDEKTFEASGPSKKTAKLHVAVKVLQDMGLPTGVEEKEEGSEEAEQKPMVQTPAQTDNAQGDSGSPTDQAEGAKQQGPILTKHGKNPVMELNEKRRGLKYELISETGGSHDKRFVMEVEVDNAKFQGSGANKKVAKAYAALAALEKLFPDYSMHPEAPKKKRPPMMPRGGGPRGGKHNQGFGMMFNEVPPPQVMRGRGRGGMNRGRGRGRGFGGNHGYMNSGGYGGYGGNYNYQTSATAGYSDFFSDCYGYHDFASA
- the ILF3 gene encoding interleukin enhancer-binding factor 3 isoform X6 gives rise to the protein MRPMRIFLNDDRHVMAKHAVVYPTQEELEAVQNMVSHTERALKAVSDWIDQQEKVPPIESVLPEAEDTEETVEEVKDSSSETKSGDNSTRTLRGVMRVGLVAKGLLLKGDLELELVLLCKDKPTISLLKKVSDNLVLQFATVSEELYEVVPNIRESKIVIKNTKEPQLTLDIRLTSTLVREEVEKLSAGGTEETISVSDPPDVLDRHKCLAALASLRHAKWFQARANGLKSCVIVIRVLRDLCTRVPTWEPLRGWPLELLCEKAIGTANRPMGAGEAFRRVLECLSSGILMPVSKSGFSDGPGLYDPCEKEATDALEHLERQQREDITHSAQHALRLTAFGQLHKVLGMDPLTTKVNRNKKPEPTIDYTVQIPPSTTYVIPALKRPIEEDSEDKSPSKKKKKIQKKDEKSEPPQAMNALMRLNQLKPGLQYKLVSQTGPVHAPIFAMSVDVDEKTFEASGPSKKTAKLHVAVKVLQDMGLPTGVEEKEEGSEEAEQKPMVQTPAQTDNAQGDSGSPTDQAEGAKQQGPILTKHGKNPVMELNEKRRGLKYELISETGGSHDKRFVMEVEVDNAKFQGSGANKKVAKAYAALAALEKLFPDYSMHPEAPKKKRPPMMPRGGGPRGGKHNQGFGMMFNEVPPPQVMRGRGRGGMNRGRGRGRGFGGNHGYMNSGGYGGYGGNYNYQTSATAGYSDFFSDCYGYHDFASA